One Leptospira wolbachii serovar Codice str. CDC genomic region harbors:
- a CDS encoding glycosyltransferase family 4 protein: MARILIITARFLEHASGGAEKLAYDYASILSESNHVTVCTSSAKDYVSWKNEFPKGDSVENQIRIIRFPVKQTRNMTKMNHILNRCLEKGDSVSDKEQFDFLKEQGPYCPDLVEYVANEQNSFDIAILIGYLYYPVVASIPKLKIPFIIVPTFHDEPPFRLPMYRKTYSNQYIYSFNAPEEISVYETYTKQKAQSYFLIGTYINDTLKNPTTLISHSNQLITIGRIEPAKGYPELFDFFQIWKFFSHRTDIAVKCLGSIASMETPKDPFITFTGFVSEEEKISEIQKSFLLLNPSAFESFSISIMEAWIQEKAVLVNAKSSVMRGHCLRSQGGLYYSDSLSFQRTLDFLLENRKIATRLGQNGREYVLANFSKEVIRKKLNQMVSMLLD; encoded by the coding sequence ATGGCAAGGATTCTAATTATCACGGCGCGTTTCTTAGAGCATGCTTCTGGGGGAGCTGAAAAATTAGCTTACGACTATGCATCGATTTTATCAGAATCCAATCATGTTACAGTCTGTACGTCTTCTGCCAAAGATTATGTAAGTTGGAAAAATGAGTTCCCAAAAGGTGATAGTGTAGAAAATCAAATTCGTATCATTAGATTTCCGGTTAAACAAACCAGGAATATGACTAAGATGAATCACATCTTAAATCGATGTTTAGAAAAGGGTGATTCTGTTTCAGACAAAGAACAATTTGATTTTTTGAAAGAACAGGGACCTTATTGTCCAGACTTGGTAGAATACGTTGCGAATGAACAAAACTCATTCGATATTGCCATCCTTATCGGATATCTTTATTATCCTGTTGTTGCAAGTATTCCTAAATTAAAAATTCCCTTTATTATCGTACCAACGTTTCATGACGAGCCCCCTTTTCGACTTCCTATGTATAGGAAGACATACTCAAACCAATATATATATAGTTTCAATGCTCCTGAAGAAATATCTGTTTATGAGACTTATACAAAACAAAAGGCCCAGTCTTATTTTCTAATTGGAACCTATATCAATGATACTTTAAAAAACCCAACGACATTGATTTCTCATTCAAATCAACTAATTACAATTGGTCGAATAGAACCAGCAAAGGGTTATCCAGAACTCTTTGATTTTTTTCAGATTTGGAAATTTTTTTCTCATAGAACCGATATTGCTGTTAAATGTTTAGGTTCTATCGCTTCTATGGAAACCCCGAAGGATCCTTTCATTACATTTACAGGTTTTGTCAGTGAAGAAGAAAAAATTTCTGAAATCCAAAAGTCATTCCTTTTACTCAATCCATCAGCATTTGAGAGTTTTTCCATCTCAATAATGGAAGCCTGGATTCAAGAAAAAGCCGTACTCGTAAATGCAAAATCATCTGTGATGCGAGGGCATTGTTTACGAAGTCAAGGTGGGTTATATTATTCAGATTCTCTTTCTTTCCAAAGAACTTTGGATTTTTTATTGGAAAATCGGAAGATTGCCACTCGGTTGGGTCAGAATGGCAGAGAATATGTATTGGCGAACTTTAGTAAAGAGGTAATCCGAAAAAAACTAAACCAGATGGTTAGTATGCTACTCGATTGA
- a CDS encoding glycosyltransferase family 4 protein, whose product MNVFQHLDELKDSDGVGNDAIGLAEVFNSLGYKSHFITRLQRKGKPLNSQFHLTNNFQHPTTADDIHILHYGGAGYPYGLFLNLPGKKIIRFHNITPASFYKDTTTPDIYSAMEKFESLSYLEIATLAIISDSIWCDSEFNLRTILEYQFRNPYIIPICKSYDIISRTEPVSRNHSLVFVGRYSPQKKWEDLIELFSHWVQEYPDAKCLCIGSVIGAFDGYFDKLTELVRKLKLDDKVEFLTGKTDSEVLSILQKTGAFVSMSEHEGFCLPILEAFGSGIPVFAFAAGAIPGTMKGAGVLLKTKDYPSVVKQMKDNLFQREKRTSLISEQYKVLESYNQFPFQEVVSNILSSGIQ is encoded by the coding sequence ATGAATGTCTTTCAACATTTAGATGAGCTAAAAGATTCGGATGGCGTAGGAAACGATGCGATTGGACTCGCTGAAGTTTTTAATTCGCTAGGTTACAAATCACATTTCATCACTAGATTACAAAGAAAAGGTAAACCTTTAAATAGCCAGTTCCATCTCACAAACAATTTCCAACATCCAACTACAGCTGATGACATTCATATTCTACACTATGGTGGAGCAGGTTATCCTTATGGTTTGTTTCTAAATTTACCAGGGAAAAAGATAATAAGGTTTCATAATATAACGCCCGCATCCTTTTATAAGGATACAACTACTCCCGATATTTACTCTGCAATGGAAAAGTTTGAATCTCTTTCCTATCTTGAGATTGCGACTTTAGCAATCATCTCTGATTCTATTTGGTGTGACTCCGAGTTTAACTTAAGGACCATCTTAGAATATCAATTCAGAAACCCTTATATCATTCCGATTTGTAAATCTTATGATATTATTTCTAGAACGGAACCAGTGTCTCGAAATCATTCTTTAGTATTTGTAGGACGTTATTCTCCTCAAAAAAAATGGGAAGATTTAATTGAATTATTCTCCCATTGGGTGCAAGAATATCCAGATGCTAAATGTTTATGCATTGGATCTGTTATTGGTGCTTTCGATGGTTACTTTGATAAGTTAACAGAATTAGTACGGAAACTCAAATTGGATGATAAAGTTGAGTTTCTGACAGGCAAAACAGATTCCGAGGTATTATCAATATTACAAAAAACGGGTGCCTTTGTTTCCATGAGTGAACATGAGGGATTTTGTTTGCCGATTCTGGAAGCTTTTGGTTCGGGTATTCCTGTTTTTGCTTTTGCGGCCGGAGCCATTCCTGGAACTATGAAAGGGGCTGGAGTCCTTCTCAAAACAAAAGATTATCCTTCCGTTGTAAAACAAATGAAAGATAATTTATTCCAAAGAGAAAAACGAACTTCCCTGATTTCCGAACAATACAAAGTATTGGAATCCTATAACCAATTCCCATTTCAAGAAGTAGTTTCAAACATTCTCAGTTCCGGTATTCAATGA
- a CDS encoding DUF4870 domain-containing protein encodes MTEVQLEQNQEEKKWARRAHLSTILTYPMALLPFPFFISSLGAMVYPFVMWLSRNKSSYSAKQSLEAMYLQALLSLGFFGFGTKFGDDRVLLVFSYVLMAFLHVIFLGIAIYRTTIGKAHHYPFSFFPLLFSSNQTKENWNELKKKFEDKVEFTEYKSQMERLDGFRVLTEKESKSLTDPTLQGLSTEYLHSLSDLRVRLAEDPLSYRKAKQFLNYFPETVSKILSQYNKVSADAGSAETEKRKTELNSLLSEVIKTTEQVRNKLKADETLNLDVEITAMKKNIEFGGY; translated from the coding sequence ATGACTGAAGTGCAATTGGAACAAAATCAAGAAGAAAAGAAATGGGCGAGGCGTGCCCATCTCTCTACAATCCTAACCTATCCAATGGCTTTATTGCCTTTTCCTTTTTTTATCTCTTCGCTTGGTGCAATGGTTTACCCGTTTGTTATGTGGCTTTCGAGAAATAAATCTTCCTATTCCGCCAAACAATCGCTAGAGGCAATGTATTTGCAGGCTTTGTTGTCACTCGGGTTTTTTGGGTTTGGAACTAAATTTGGTGATGATAGGGTTTTACTTGTGTTCTCTTACGTGCTTATGGCATTCCTTCATGTTATCTTTTTGGGAATTGCAATATACAGAACCACCATTGGAAAAGCCCACCACTATCCATTTAGTTTTTTCCCTCTTCTTTTTTCATCCAATCAGACCAAAGAGAACTGGAACGAATTAAAGAAAAAATTTGAAGATAAAGTCGAGTTTACCGAATACAAATCGCAAATGGAACGATTGGATGGTTTTCGAGTTTTAACAGAAAAAGAATCCAAATCATTAACTGATCCAACACTCCAAGGATTAAGTACTGAATACTTACATTCCTTATCTGATTTACGTGTCAGACTTGCGGAAGACCCATTGTCTTATCGAAAGGCAAAACAATTTCTGAATTATTTTCCTGAAACTGTATCTAAGATTTTGAGTCAGTACAATAAAGTGAGTGCCGATGCGGGTTCTGCAGAAACGGAAAAAAGAAAAACGGAACTTAACTCTTTACTGAGTGAAGTGATCAAAACAACAGAACAAGTCAGAAATAAACTGAAAGCAGATGAAACCCTAAATTTAGATGTTGAGATCACTGCGATGAAGAAAAACATCGAATTTGGTGGGTATTAA
- a CDS encoding site-specific integrase, protein MLNNNLKLPALLPQVLTVDVMTLDNSLIDQSEVRTLLFKLRDRNYLHYLIIKFLVCTGLSLPEIIHLKISDFNPERSLFKLKNGGRLRRRKIFIEPNLALELYRYSSEFLPTDYLFPGRYGKLRTRTIQKILKNASNLISREIHIPFLRDVIALDLFKKGFPVWEIQEFLGHRSTRSTKQRILLHIPVEERTDPRLFNRNKNQAA, encoded by the coding sequence ATGCTAAATAATAATTTGAAATTACCAGCCCTCCTCCCACAAGTTCTGACTGTTGATGTCATGACACTTGATAACAGTTTGATTGACCAATCCGAAGTACGAACTCTTTTGTTCAAACTCCGTGATCGTAACTACCTCCATTACTTAATCATCAAGTTTTTGGTATGTACTGGTCTATCACTCCCAGAAATTATCCATCTCAAAATATCGGACTTCAATCCTGAACGTAGTCTTTTCAAATTAAAGAACGGTGGTCGTTTGCGTAGACGAAAAATCTTTATTGAACCTAACTTAGCATTGGAACTCTATCGTTACTCATCCGAGTTCTTACCCACCGACTATCTATTTCCCGGTCGTTATGGAAAATTACGGACGAGGACCATTCAAAAAATTCTAAAGAATGCAAGTAACCTTATCTCAAGAGAAATTCATATCCCTTTCCTTCGTGATGTGATCGCATTAGATCTTTTCAAAAAAGGTTTTCCGGTTTGGGAAATCCAAGAGTTTTTGGGACATAGATCTACTCGTTCTACCAAACAAAGAATATTATTACACATTCCGGTCGAAGAACGAACAGATCCGCGACTTTTTAATCGAAACAAAAACCAAGCAGCTTAA
- a CDS encoding inositol monophosphatase family protein has translation MQSELLDRSYHFLNFLPTVSDFLVQKHKESGLKVDEKGLYNLVTEADLKAESMILDEIQKNYPTDGILSEERGKLEGKSGYTWVVDPLDGTTNYTHGLPLYGISVGVVETETMTPLIGMVFFPELNTYYHAIKGQGAFREKTPIEVSKTNSLKDSLFVTGFPYDRNLSLDTLMQYYKSILQKSRGIRRTGAATLDLCWLAEGKFEGYYELGLKPWDMAAAGLIVLEAKGKITSMDGNDFSILIPSLLATNGLVHEYLLAEFEGQINRVAY, from the coding sequence ATGCAATCAGAGTTACTGGATAGATCTTATCATTTTCTAAATTTCCTCCCAACTGTTTCCGACTTTTTAGTGCAAAAACATAAAGAATCGGGACTGAAGGTAGATGAAAAAGGTCTATACAATCTTGTGACGGAAGCTGATTTAAAAGCGGAGTCCATGATTTTGGATGAGATCCAAAAAAACTATCCTACTGATGGGATTCTTTCTGAAGAACGAGGAAAGTTAGAAGGTAAGTCTGGTTACACTTGGGTGGTGGATCCTTTGGACGGTACTACCAATTACACGCATGGACTCCCATTATACGGAATTTCTGTTGGTGTTGTAGAAACGGAAACTATGACACCCCTCATTGGAATGGTTTTTTTTCCAGAGCTAAATACCTATTATCATGCGATCAAAGGCCAAGGTGCCTTTCGAGAAAAAACCCCCATCGAAGTTTCCAAAACAAATTCTCTTAAGGATTCTCTTTTTGTCACAGGATTTCCTTATGATCGGAATCTATCTTTAGATACACTCATGCAGTATTATAAATCCATTTTACAAAAATCTCGTGGCATTCGTAGGACTGGAGCTGCAACTCTCGATTTATGTTGGTTAGCTGAAGGAAAGTTTGAAGGATATTATGAACTGGGATTAAAACCTTGGGATATGGCCGCCGCTGGTCTCATCGTTTTAGAAGCTAAAGGTAAAATTACTTCTATGGATGGTAACGATTTTTCTATTTTGATTCCGAGTTTACTAGCAACGAATGGCCTTGTACATGAATATTTGTTAGCTGAGTTTGAAGGACAAATCAATCGAGTAGCATACTAA
- a CDS encoding LIC_10202 family protein — MEDKKKFNPSPFVEVRDPQLNVSELMQEIESKIPLDPSQVANWLELTKLSYKPESPQGFRKFDPAGTAHLFEKGISGPKFSNPKFWFIKGPIKYILTRLISVYGLIDKKLSENRIRAFFSVLHELVRLGKRIEQIENRFDGFYRDHLLQTSSSALPNFGWAANSYFIDAGSNPAWKVALEDISITKEITVLFPEWGDILKQLSIMKIPFQCITSDENEFRFIQKKITATIQLETKLFPLKQILKNSTDILVYLPLNRFPSFWIEKIFAEISNSLPNGKHLYFSVLIKPNDSNRPFSDLQASEINLDKLPNYLETLGFKQVRDLSTTEDTKVFRYTKLDT, encoded by the coding sequence GTGGAAGACAAAAAGAAATTCAATCCATCCCCCTTTGTCGAAGTCCGCGACCCACAGTTGAACGTATCGGAACTAATGCAGGAAATCGAATCGAAGATTCCTTTGGATCCTTCCCAGGTTGCGAATTGGTTGGAACTCACAAAGTTAAGTTACAAACCAGAGTCTCCGCAAGGATTTAGAAAATTTGATCCCGCAGGAACAGCACATCTCTTCGAAAAAGGGATTTCCGGTCCCAAGTTTTCAAATCCCAAGTTTTGGTTTATCAAAGGCCCGATCAAATACATCCTTACTCGCCTAATCTCCGTTTATGGACTAATCGATAAAAAACTTTCTGAAAATAGAATTCGCGCCTTCTTTTCTGTTTTGCATGAACTCGTCCGTTTGGGAAAAAGAATAGAACAAATTGAAAACAGATTTGATGGTTTTTATCGAGATCACTTGTTACAAACTTCATCAAGTGCATTGCCTAACTTCGGTTGGGCGGCAAATTCTTACTTTATCGATGCTGGTTCTAATCCGGCCTGGAAAGTTGCTTTAGAAGATATATCGATAACAAAGGAAATTACAGTATTGTTTCCTGAGTGGGGGGACATCCTAAAACAACTTTCAATAATGAAAATTCCATTTCAGTGTATTACTTCAGATGAGAACGAATTTCGATTCATTCAAAAAAAAATTACAGCAACTATCCAATTAGAAACTAAATTATTTCCATTAAAACAAATCCTCAAAAATTCTACTGATATTTTAGTTTACTTACCACTTAATCGATTTCCTTCATTTTGGATCGAAAAAATATTTGCTGAAATTTCAAATTCGCTCCCCAACGGAAAACATTTATATTTTTCCGTATTGATTAAACCCAACGATTCTAATCGCCCATTCAGCGATCTACAAGCGTCAGAGATTAACTTAGACAAGTTGCCAAACTATTTAGAAACCCTAGGTTTTAAACAAGTTAGAGATCTTTCTACAACAGAAGACACAAAAGTATTCAGATATACAAAACTTGATACATGA
- a CDS encoding ArnT family glycosyltransferase → MAYASFLIISALFFFQVWINLDIFPVVWPDEVLFFSPALSFATGGHLQTDVLNGLIPGMESKTLWMPPLYLLFSGLSLSIFPDTLTTVRIANVAIVYATAISFYWLLRRESLSKFASQVAFASILWEPLLFRFGTAARMEGLTAFFFVVSLLFATNKDKSRTWYVFLVGFTLSLSFLSHPIGASFGLVTLFLVWRNFGLKSLPWFLFGGILPILCWIYYIHPNWDWFEIQFGAQLTRKRNLLETFTLIDKVKVFSFGFGFPKLRLVVIIIELIALAHISYQSIKSFRKLDQKWILFWIWILSILIALYTSSEGWYVFHILFPLAFGMALLCDSKILSFRLPFVGILLSLFALLYTNHIHWYKTDSKQILESHFQHLEMILADSKFVYLQALPDPYFDLRKNRPDLNVLEFIPGELDIPSEAYIQTIKSRDSFVFYDDQLINHVIKDYLKKSSWKREEWEIPVPGNHWLHYKTIVYTKK, encoded by the coding sequence GTGGCTTACGCCTCGTTTCTCATTATCTCCGCACTCTTTTTCTTCCAGGTCTGGATCAACCTGGACATCTTCCCTGTTGTTTGGCCTGACGAGGTTTTGTTTTTCTCGCCAGCATTGTCTTTTGCCACCGGAGGCCATTTACAAACCGATGTTTTGAATGGCCTCATTCCCGGAATGGAATCCAAAACTCTCTGGATGCCACCACTGTATTTACTTTTCTCCGGCCTTTCTTTGTCTATTTTTCCCGACACACTAACAACAGTTCGCATTGCCAATGTTGCCATCGTTTATGCCACTGCTATAAGTTTTTATTGGTTACTGAGAAGAGAATCCCTATCTAAATTTGCCAGCCAAGTTGCATTTGCTAGTATTTTGTGGGAACCACTTCTTTTTCGTTTTGGAACCGCTGCCAGGATGGAAGGGCTCACTGCTTTTTTCTTTGTCGTAAGTCTTCTTTTCGCAACTAACAAAGATAAATCGAGAACATGGTATGTTTTCTTAGTGGGCTTTACACTCTCCCTTTCTTTTTTATCTCATCCCATTGGTGCTTCCTTTGGGCTCGTAACACTTTTTTTGGTCTGGAGAAACTTTGGTTTGAAGTCCCTTCCTTGGTTTCTGTTCGGTGGAATTCTCCCGATTTTGTGTTGGATATATTACATCCATCCGAATTGGGATTGGTTTGAAATTCAATTCGGAGCACAACTTACGCGCAAACGAAACCTACTGGAGACTTTCACTCTAATAGACAAAGTAAAAGTTTTTTCTTTCGGTTTCGGGTTTCCAAAATTACGATTGGTCGTCATCATAATAGAACTCATTGCCCTAGCGCATATTTCGTATCAATCCATCAAATCATTTAGGAAACTAGATCAAAAATGGATTTTGTTTTGGATTTGGATTCTATCAATCCTAATTGCATTATATACTTCTTCTGAAGGATGGTATGTTTTCCATATCCTTTTTCCACTAGCCTTCGGAATGGCTTTGTTATGCGATTCGAAAATATTAAGTTTCAGATTACCATTTGTAGGTATTTTATTATCTCTCTTTGCTTTACTCTATACAAATCACATCCACTGGTATAAAACAGATTCAAAACAAATTTTAGAATCACATTTTCAACATTTAGAAATGATTTTAGCAGATTCAAAATTTGTCTATTTACAAGCTCTTCCCGATCCTTACTTCGACTTACGAAAAAATCGACCCGATTTGAATGTTTTAGAATTTATCCCAGGCGAGTTGGATATTCCTTCCGAAGCATACATCCAGACCATTAAGTCACGAGACAGTTTTGTGTTTTACGATGACCAACTAATCAATCATGTCATAAAAGATTATTTAAAAAAATCATCTTGGAAAAGGGAGGAATGGGAAATTCCTGTTCCCGGCAACCATTGGTTACACTATAAAACCATTGTTTATACAAAAAAATGA
- a CDS encoding STAS domain-containing protein yields MEIKTKKIGKHTLVHLNGRLDITHSDEVEAKLADDVQNGEGDIIINLELISYISSSGIRIFVGMVRELDKQGRKLKLCCITPPVKKVFDVVELLDLFEVFETEQEAINSLSK; encoded by the coding sequence TTGGAAATTAAGACCAAAAAAATAGGAAAGCACACACTCGTTCACCTTAACGGTCGTTTGGACATTACCCATTCGGATGAAGTGGAGGCCAAATTGGCCGACGACGTGCAAAACGGCGAGGGCGATATCATCATCAACCTGGAGCTTATTTCATACATCTCCTCCTCTGGAATTCGCATCTTTGTTGGGATGGTTCGAGAGTTGGACAAACAAGGTAGAAAACTAAAACTTTGCTGTATCACACCTCCTGTCAAAAAGGTGTTCGATGTGGTGGAACTTTTGGACTTGTTTGAAGTCTTTGAGACGGAACAAGAAGCCATTAATTCCCTCTCCAAATAA
- a CDS encoding GDP-mannose 4,6-dehydratase has protein sequence MKKKQTLVTGASGFVGSYLLPALELQGESKIHCFEGDIRDRNTVSNQLKEIQPDILIHLAAQAFVPIAIENPWETEEINVGGTLNLLESLHRLQRPCKMLYISSADVYGKQNLSQLPLKESFLPNPVNPYAGSKLAAESYCRQYAHYSPFVSVVIARPFNHIGIGQRKEFVIPNFCSQIIEAKHSGKSFIAVGDLEPTRDFSHVEDIISGYLTLIEKGESGEIYNICSGEERSIRYMVEELVKFSGHEIKFEVDVGRVRASETSKVYGDNSKLKALGWENKHSLSETLSQIYNHLESEFLKSKQTD, from the coding sequence ATGAAAAAAAAACAAACTTTAGTCACCGGGGCCAGCGGATTTGTAGGAAGTTATCTACTTCCTGCTCTTGAATTGCAAGGCGAGTCCAAAATTCATTGTTTTGAAGGTGACATTCGCGACCGAAATACAGTGTCGAATCAGTTAAAAGAAATTCAGCCGGATATCCTGATCCATTTGGCAGCTCAGGCCTTTGTTCCCATTGCCATAGAAAATCCATGGGAAACAGAAGAAATCAATGTGGGTGGGACCTTAAATTTATTGGAGTCTTTACATCGGTTACAAAGACCGTGCAAAATGTTGTACATTTCTTCAGCAGATGTGTATGGAAAACAAAACCTTTCACAGCTTCCTTTAAAAGAATCCTTTTTACCAAATCCAGTAAATCCTTACGCCGGAAGTAAATTAGCAGCGGAATCTTATTGCCGACAGTATGCTCATTATAGCCCATTTGTTTCCGTTGTGATTGCTCGACCCTTCAATCATATTGGGATTGGACAACGTAAGGAGTTTGTCATTCCTAATTTCTGTTCCCAAATCATCGAAGCCAAACATTCCGGTAAGTCTTTCATTGCCGTTGGAGACTTAGAGCCGACGAGAGATTTTTCACATGTAGAAGATATCATCAGCGGCTATCTAACCTTAATTGAAAAGGGTGAGTCTGGCGAAATTTATAATATCTGTTCTGGGGAAGAGCGAAGTATTCGCTATATGGTAGAAGAGTTAGTTAAATTTTCTGGTCATGAAATAAAATTTGAAGTGGATGTTGGACGTGTTAGAGCATCCGAAACATCCAAGGTGTATGGAGATAATTCTAAATTAAAGGCGCTTGGTTGGGAAAACAAACATAGCTTAAGCGAAACACTTTCTCAGATTTATAATCACTTAGAATCAGAATTTTTAAAATCTAAACAAACAGATTGA
- a CDS encoding glycosyltransferase family 4 protein: MNIHQFSAGFQLGDAISQEMLEIKRLLSKEGYHGKIFAENVFSYDRKYAEKLTKANIKPNDVLVYHHSIHSEVLNFVLKFPNRKILIYHNVTPEDFFSGYDLKFSYLLRKGREDLEIIRDQFHHSFAVSNFNLAELKEIGFKHVRLLPLHLNFQKWKDVPKDPKSKSFTQPSFLFVGRIAPNKRQDDLIRFARTWKSKMGNQFSMRMLGFCNPNQQSYMDELNFMIHHLDLTEEVKIISYVDERMLKKIYSESNIFLSMSEHEGFCVPLMEAIFFHLPVVAFAAGAVPETLDQSGILFESKDFESLVPLVDSIFKDSDFRNSIIYSQNLRLNEYLESTSILPLLEVAKP; this comes from the coding sequence ATGAATATACATCAGTTTTCCGCAGGATTCCAATTAGGTGATGCCATTTCCCAAGAAATGTTGGAGATTAAGCGATTACTTTCCAAAGAAGGGTATCATGGAAAAATATTTGCGGAAAATGTTTTTTCCTATGATCGAAAATATGCAGAAAAACTTACAAAAGCAAATATCAAACCAAATGATGTGTTGGTATATCATCATTCCATCCATAGTGAAGTTCTAAATTTTGTTTTAAAGTTTCCAAACAGAAAAATTCTTATTTATCATAATGTTACACCTGAAGATTTCTTTTCTGGTTATGATCTAAAATTTTCTTATTTATTGCGAAAAGGTCGAGAAGATTTGGAGATTATCAGAGATCAGTTTCATCATTCTTTTGCCGTTTCCAATTTCAATTTAGCGGAGCTAAAGGAAATTGGGTTCAAACACGTGCGATTACTTCCGCTCCACCTGAATTTTCAAAAATGGAAAGATGTTCCCAAAGACCCTAAATCAAAATCATTTACACAGCCATCCTTTTTGTTTGTAGGCCGCATAGCACCGAATAAACGACAGGACGATTTAATACGTTTTGCAAGAACATGGAAGTCGAAAATGGGGAACCAGTTTTCCATGCGAATGTTGGGTTTCTGTAATCCAAACCAACAATCTTATATGGATGAACTCAATTTTATGATTCACCATTTAGATCTAACCGAAGAAGTAAAAATTATTTCTTATGTAGATGAAAGAATGCTAAAAAAAATCTATTCGGAAAGTAACATATTCCTATCCATGAGTGAACATGAAGGTTTTTGCGTTCCACTTATGGAAGCCATTTTCTTTCATCTTCCTGTGGTTGCATTCGCAGCAGGGGCAGTTCCGGAAACATTGGACCAGTCTGGAATCCTTTTTGAATCAAAAGATTTTGAATCACTTGTTCCCTTAGTTGATTCTATTTTTAAAGATTCTGATTTCAGAAATTCCATAATTTATTCACAAAATTTAAGATTAAACGAATATTTAGAATCTACAAGTATTCTTCCACTTCTCGAAGTGGCAAAACCATAA
- a CDS encoding toxic anion resistance protein produces MDSLELKTNDPELQLTKEDLQKVEELTGQIKLNNPNDVVSYGASAQAKVSEFADKVLSEIKTKDSGYAGELLNNLLFKIKDLNLDSFAGEGNTLSKIPLIGGLFDASRKFLAKFEDLQSQIEKIVEELHTARTNLTKDITLLQALYEKNLEYFKEIQVYIAAGDQKVKELRDKILPEMLAKAKAQGDTLASQQYQDMIQMVDRFEKKIHDLKLTRILSLQTGPQIRLIQNGNQVLVEKIQSSILNTIPLWKNQIVIALGLLRQRKALEAQKQVSKTTNDLIQKNAEMLKTGTVEIARESEKGIIEIETLKNVNQQLIETITETLKIQEDGRQKRKSAEQEMIKIESEIKQKLLESK; encoded by the coding sequence ATGGACTCTTTGGAACTGAAAACGAATGACCCGGAACTGCAACTCACAAAGGAAGATTTACAAAAAGTTGAAGAACTCACTGGACAAATAAAACTAAATAATCCGAACGATGTTGTCTCTTACGGAGCCTCTGCGCAAGCCAAGGTTTCCGAATTTGCTGACAAAGTTCTTTCTGAAATCAAAACTAAGGATTCGGGATATGCTGGTGAACTCTTAAATAACCTATTGTTCAAAATCAAGGATTTGAATTTGGATAGTTTTGCGGGCGAAGGGAACACTCTGTCCAAAATTCCGCTGATTGGAGGCCTTTTTGACGCCTCAAGGAAATTCCTGGCCAAATTTGAAGACCTTCAATCCCAAATCGAAAAGATTGTGGAAGAACTACATACAGCGCGGACCAATCTCACAAAAGACATAACATTATTACAGGCGTTATATGAGAAAAACTTAGAATACTTTAAAGAAATTCAAGTGTACATAGCTGCGGGGGATCAAAAAGTTAAGGAGTTAAGAGACAAAATCTTACCCGAGATGTTGGCAAAAGCAAAAGCTCAAGGTGACACGTTGGCCTCTCAACAATACCAAGATATGATACAAATGGTGGATCGATTTGAGAAAAAAATCCACGATCTGAAACTCACTCGCATCCTCTCTTTACAGACAGGACCGCAGATCCGACTCATCCAAAATGGAAACCAAGTTCTTGTAGAAAAAATTCAAAGTTCCATACTAAATACAATTCCTCTTTGGAAAAATCAAATCGTGATCGCATTGGGTTTGTTACGTCAAAGAAAGGCTTTGGAAGCACAAAAACAAGTTTCCAAAACCACTAATGACCTAATCCAAAAAAATGCGGAAATGTTAAAAACAGGAACTGTTGAGATCGCAAGAGAATCCGAAAAAGGAATCATTGAAATCGAAACATTAAAAAATGTAAACCAGCAGTTGATCGAAACCATTACGGAAACTTTAAAAATTCAAGAAGACGGTCGCCAAAAACGAAAGTCTGCGGAACAAGAAATGATCAAAATCGAATCAGAAATCAAACAAAAACTATTGGAATCAAAATAG